The Nostoc sp. NIES-3756 DNA window TACCTTTAACTATTTAGTCTTTCAGAAAAATTGCCTCTACTGGCATTAGTTACAACTTCTAATTTCTACAGTAATATACACTGATACTACTGTTAGCTCATCAAATTACCGTTGTATTGTTTTTTTGTCCAGCAAGCATAAATTACTGCTTTCAGCAATACTCTAAATAGCTAAAGTTCTTACTACGAGCCTTTAATTATTTAACCTGTTCTACTTAAGTGTACGATTTGATTTTAAACGCGATCGCCAGAATTTAGTCATTGCTCAGAAAAATGGTGAAGTAATTTTGAGTTTGCATCGTACCAGAGTGGTAACTAATAATCTCATGTTAGAAGTATTACAAATTTTTGAGATAGTTAGTAATCAGATTGACGCAATTTTATCAAAGGTTAAAATTCAAGAAATAGAAATTTAATCAGTAATTTTTCACGACTAAATTGATTAATTTTTAAAACAACGGCAGAATTAATAAATTAAATAACATAAATGGATATCTACTCAAAGTTACAACCAAAATTTTTACTCCTTTTATTTTGCCTAATTTGGTGTTTTTACTCTAGCAGTATCAAAGCAGATGCAGAAGATATAAGATTGGTACAACTACCTGTATCTATAGACGCTCAAGTCGATACTCAACGCCAGGAAGCATACCTACAAGCCAAAAAATTTTTACAAGCAGCAGACAAATTATTATATCAAGGAACAAAAACATCTCGTCAACAAGCTCTTATTAACTATGAGAAAGCTTTAAAGATATGGGAAGAATTAGAGTTACGTCCTGAAAAAGCTACAACTCTTTTAAGTATTGGTACTATCTACCATATAGAAAATAATCATCAAAAAGCCTTAGAATATTACCTGCAAGCGCTAGCGATTAGGCGGGAACTAAAAAATCGTTTTGAAGAAGCCGTTGTACTTGGTTCTATCGCTAATGTCTACTTTAACCTAGATGATAACTTAAAAGCATTAGAGTATTATAACCAAGCTTTATCATTATTTCGCTTAGAGCAAAAAAATGAGGCTGTCTCAGATATATTGATGAGTATTGGTAGACTCTATTTGAAGGTAGGCGAAACTCAAAAAGCGCTGGATTTTTATAATCAGGCACTATCGCTTCAACGCAATCAAAACAATTTGAACGCACAAAGCAATATTCTGCAAACTATAGGTCAAACTTATGTTCAATTAGGAGAAAATCAAAAGGCACTAAAAGTGCTAAATCAAGCACTAGAGATTGAACGTAAGATTAAAAATGTAGCCGGACAAATTGATATACTCAATCTACTTGGTACACTTTATATTTCAGTAGGTGAGACTCAAAAAGCTAGAGAATTTTTCGATTTAGTGTTGTCTTTGCAAAAAACAACGCCAGGAATTAGCATTAGCAGCCAAGTTCTGACTTTAATGGGGATAAGTGGAGCATATTCAACTACTGGTGAGTATGACAAGAGTTTGGGTTATTTGCAGCAAGCACAATCACTCTTACAACAATCAGGAAATACATATGCTGAAGCTGAAGCTTTAGAACAAATTAGTTTCATTTATGATCGAATAGGACAAAAACAGAAAGCTCTTGACTCATTAAACAAAGCCTTAATTATTCAAAGAAAAAATAAGTATTTTGCTAGAGAAGCTTTTACATTAAGTAATATTGCAGCTATTCATGAATCAACAGGAGATTATCAAAAATCCTTAGACTTTTATAATCAAGCACTAGCTTTGCAGCGTCAGATTAAAGAGCGGACAGGAGAAGCAAATACACTCACTTATATTGCTAAAGTTTACAATCTATTAGGTGAATATCAATCAAGTGTGCAAACATATAATCAAGCTTTAGATATATTCCAGACAATACAAGACCGTAGCAAAGTAGCTCAAACTCTTGATAATATAGCTAGTGCTTACCGAGCAGCAGAAAATTATCAAACAGCGTTGGATTTTTACAACCGAGCTTTGCAATTGTGGCGCGAACAAGGCGCACAGTTTCAAGAATTTAGCACTCTTACAGGGATTATTAGGGTTTACGAGTCATTAAAAGATTACCCGAAAGCTTTAGATGTAGCATCTCAAGCTTTGTTTTTATCAAAGAAACAGCAAAATAGTTTTCTTGAGGCTTCTGCTTTAGCTTTTTTAGGCAGAGTACACCTATCAAAAGGAGACTTTGCTCAAGCCTTAGATTTATTGACTCAATCATCTCAAAATTTTGAAAAACTCAGTATTAAAAATGCCGAAGCCAACGTACTAAGTAATATTGGTAAAGCTTACAATTCCTTAAAGCAACATCAACAGGCTATTAAAAACTACAATCGAGAGCTTGATTTGCGACAGCAATTGGGAGACTTGGCAGGAAAAGCAGAAACGCTTTACAATATGGCGATCGCAGAAAGAGATCAAGGTAATCTTAGTGCATCTGTGAGCAATATAGAGAAAACAATTAAAATTGTTGAAGATATACGTACCAACCTTACCAGCCAAGAACTACGTACTTCTTACTTCGCTTCAGTACAAAAATATTATGAGTTCTATATCAATTTATTGATGCGTTTGCACAAACAACAACCATCTCAAGGATATGACGCAAAAGCACTAGAGGTTAGTGAACAGGCTCGCGCTCGTAGCCTTATGGATCTCCTCAAAGAAGCTAATGTAGATATCAGGCAAGGTGTAGACTCAAAGTTGCTAGAACAAGAACGCGCCTTGCAGCAGGAAATTAGTGCTTCAGAAAAGTTAAGAATACAATTATTAACTAACAAGCAAAATGAAGCTCAAGCACAAGCTTTAGAAAAGAAAATAGAAGAACTCTTAGAACAGTATCGACAAATTCAAGCCAAAATTCGTACCCTCAGCCCAGGTTATGCAGCTTTAACTCAAGTAGAACCTGTTAGAATCGCACAAATTCAATCTTCAATTCTTGATGAGAATACTCTACTTTTAGAATATTTTTTAGGAGAAGAGCGTAGTTATGTTTGGGCAGTTACGAAAAAAAGTATAACTGCCTATGAATTACCTAAACGTGCCGATATAGAAGCTGTTGCTCAAGATTTTCTGCAAAATTTAACTAATCCTATTCAAAGAGTAAGAACAGCAAAGGCAGCATCAACTTTATCTCAAATCATACTTGCCCCAGTCGCTAAACAATTAAAACATCAACGTCTAGCAATAGTTAGTGATGGAATTTTGCAGTATGTGCCATTTTCCGCGCTGAGTCTACCAACTTCACCAAACAATAATATGAACCCTCAGCCATTGGCAACTCGTCATGAAG harbors:
- a CDS encoding CHAT domain-containing tetratricopeptide repeat protein translates to MDIYSKLQPKFLLLLFCLIWCFYSSSIKADAEDIRLVQLPVSIDAQVDTQRQEAYLQAKKFLQAADKLLYQGTKTSRQQALINYEKALKIWEELELRPEKATTLLSIGTIYHIENNHQKALEYYLQALAIRRELKNRFEEAVVLGSIANVYFNLDDNLKALEYYNQALSLFRLEQKNEAVSDILMSIGRLYLKVGETQKALDFYNQALSLQRNQNNLNAQSNILQTIGQTYVQLGENQKALKVLNQALEIERKIKNVAGQIDILNLLGTLYISVGETQKAREFFDLVLSLQKTTPGISISSQVLTLMGISGAYSTTGEYDKSLGYLQQAQSLLQQSGNTYAEAEALEQISFIYDRIGQKQKALDSLNKALIIQRKNKYFAREAFTLSNIAAIHESTGDYQKSLDFYNQALALQRQIKERTGEANTLTYIAKVYNLLGEYQSSVQTYNQALDIFQTIQDRSKVAQTLDNIASAYRAAENYQTALDFYNRALQLWREQGAQFQEFSTLTGIIRVYESLKDYPKALDVASQALFLSKKQQNSFLEASALAFLGRVHLSKGDFAQALDLLTQSSQNFEKLSIKNAEANVLSNIGKAYNSLKQHQQAIKNYNRELDLRQQLGDLAGKAETLYNMAIAERDQGNLSASVSNIEKTIKIVEDIRTNLTSQELRTSYFASVQKYYEFYINLLMRLHKQQPSQGYDAKALEVSEQARARSLMDLLKEANVDIRQGVDSKLLEQERALQQEISASEKLRIQLLTNKQNEAQAQALEKKIEELLEQYRQIQAKIRTLSPGYAALTQVEPVRIAQIQSSILDENTLLLEYFLGEERSYVWAVTKKSITAYELPKRADIEAVAQDFLQNLTNPIQRVRTAKAASTLSQIILAPVAKQLKHQRLAIVSDGILQYVPFSALSLPTSPNNNMNPQPLATRHEVVNLPSASTIKILRQQLTRRKTPTKMLAVIADPIFSQDDQRIGHTHQQLSNSNKLISQQQLTRSAGELNINFERLTFTRQEAEQILSLVSPKLRKQAFDFAANRNTAMDNELSQYRILHFATHGILNSIHPELSGLVLSLFDKTGSPQNGFLRLHDIFNLKLSSQLVVLSACQTGLGKQVKGEGLIGLTRGFMYAGSPTLVVSLWNVDDEATAIFMQSFYKKMLQDGLKPTTALRAAQMEMWQSQNYSEPYYWAAFTLQGEWQ